From the genome of Tistrella bauzanensis:
GAATTCGTCGGCCAGCAAGCGTGCCGCCAGACCTTGCGGCCCGCAGGCGATCTCCAGCCGGCGGGCCAGTTGCCGAAGCACGGCATCGCCCCCGGCATGGCCCAGGCTTTCGTTCACGGTGCGGAAATTATCCAATGCCAGATGCAGCAGGGCAATCGGCCGGCCGCGATCGATCGCGGCGTTCAGCCGCTCTTCCGCGTGGAGCCGGTTGGGCAGCGCGGTCAATTCATCATGGCGGGCCGCATGGGCGGCGCGACGTTCAATCTCGGCCATGTCGCGGCGGGCGGCTTCGGCCTGACGTTCAGCCGCGAAGCGACGCTCGCGTTGCTGGTTCATGGAATCGGCCAGACCATAAGCCAGCAGCATCAGTTCGACCGAGGCGCCGACCAGCAGCGGCCAGACCGCAAGCCCTCGATTGGGAATGATGCCACCCAATTGCAGGTAATAGAGCGTCACCGCGATGATCAGCGCCAGAAAGGCCGGGACGGTGAACCGTGCCTCGCGCACGCCGCGGATCAGCAGCCGGACATTGAGCAGATAGACCGCCACGATCAGAAACAGCCCGACCAGTGTCCAGATCACCGTCGTCAAGTAATGGCCGAACGCGGCCGGCACCATGCCGGCCAGACTGAGCAGGATCAACCCGCGCAGGCCATCACGGGTGATCCAGGATACATATCGGTGCAAGCGGACATAGCGCATCACGAACACGCTGCCGGATACGAAGGCCAGGATGACCGCTGATACCGTCACCACGTTGTGGAAGATGGGACTGCCCGGCCACAGATACTGAAAGGTGAAGCCGCGGAAACTGGCGCTGGCCAGCAGGAAGGCCAGCAGATGCACGACATACAGCCCGATCTGCGTCTGGTGCGTCGAGATGAACAGCAGCAGGTTGAACACCGCCAGCGAGACCAGCCCGCCGTGGAACAGCGACAGCAGCAGGCCCTCGCGGGTGCTGGCGGCAAAGAAGCTGGACACGTCGTACAGCCGCAACGGCATCATCGCGAACAGGCCGTCATGGCTGTCGAGACGCAGATAGATCTCGCGCGTCTCGCCGGCCGGCACCCACAGCGGCAATGTCAGGTCGCGATGCGCCAGCAGCCGGCTGTCGAAGGCCAGCCGGTCGCCGGTGTGGTTTTCCAGCAGCAGCCGGCCGTCGGGTTCAAGGACATACCAGCTGGTATAATCCTGTTGGGCGGTGCCCAGGTCGATGACGCTGCGGACGGTGGCGCTGGTGGGGTTGACCAGCGAGAAGCGCACCCACCACACCGACCCGGATAGGGGAAGTGTGACGGTGTCGCCGTCGATCGCCCGCCAGCCATCGGTGGCGGCGCGGGCCTCGGTAACGGTCATCCGGCGCAGCGGGTCTTCAAGGATCTGGGCTACCGGTGCGATCCGCATGCCGGATTCATGGCCGGTGACGGCGAGCCCGGGCGGTGGATCGGCATGTGCCGGTGTGCCGGAAGCCACTCCGGCAAGCCCCAGCCCCGCCAGCCCCAGCCCCGTAAGCCAGAAGCCGATCACCATGACGATTGTCAGGATCCGTCGGGCGCCGCGGTGCCTCGACGGGGGATTGCTGCGTTGGCTGATCGGGCGCGCAGATACAACGCGATCAGCGGATCCGGTGGGGGGCATGCAGTTCCGGTCCGGAATCACACGGGCGGCCCGGCTTTGGGCTCGGGTCTGTGAGGGGCGTTCACAATCATACGCGTGAGATTGTGAACAAAGCACCCCCCAACCATCATTGTTACGTCATCCTTGAAGTGATGCTTCCGCA
Proteins encoded in this window:
- a CDS encoding EAL domain-containing protein, whose product is MVIGFWLTGLGLAGLGLAGVASGTPAHADPPPGLAVTGHESGMRIAPVAQILEDPLRRMTVTEARAATDGWRAIDGDTVTLPLSGSVWWVRFSLVNPTSATVRSVIDLGTAQQDYTSWYVLEPDGRLLLENHTGDRLAFDSRLLAHRDLTLPLWVPAGETREIYLRLDSHDGLFAMMPLRLYDVSSFFAASTREGLLLSLFHGGLVSLAVFNLLLFISTHQTQIGLYVVHLLAFLLASASFRGFTFQYLWPGSPIFHNVVTVSAVILAFVSGSVFVMRYVRLHRYVSWITRDGLRGLILLSLAGMVPAAFGHYLTTVIWTLVGLFLIVAVYLLNVRLLIRGVREARFTVPAFLALIIAVTLYYLQLGGIIPNRGLAVWPLLVGASVELMLLAYGLADSMNQQRERRFAAERQAEAARRDMAEIERRAAHAARHDELTALPNRLHAEERLNAAIDRGRPIALLHLALDNFRTVNESLGHAGGDAVLRQLARRLEIACGPQGLAARLLADEFAILLPGADSDGAVPLADQVQRLLAAPFQVAGSDISVDCRIGIAAFPADGRTSDDLFRRAAIAVQDAARMPGRLQIYQQGRDDAYRRRISLIRDLRHAADEGQFRLHYQPKIDIRTGQVVAAEALLRWQHPLYGMVSPAEFIPLAEHTGSTRSLTHWVLAEATRQLEIWAGRGFAIGLSVNISALDLQDADLVPYVGQLLKRHGVGAGQLTLEITESAVMTDPAHALVVLNALRACGVVLSVDDFGTGYSSLAHLKRLPVQELKIDQSFIRDLSETSDDAVIVRSTIDMSHSLSLSVVAEGVETLDSLHLLNVWGCDIAQGYVISRPLPPQVFEDWLIERQRGAATDDQGIAEA